The Bacteroidota bacterium genome includes a region encoding these proteins:
- a CDS encoding Xaa-Pro dipeptidyl-peptidase, with translation MIAQTPQPVFSNGEAQIVPEFSDKETWINEELWVETNFDSDGDGRLDRMHTFITRPGQTASGNLKLPVVYTSSPYYGLKLWALLGLFDKNRFWNVKNELGELPKMHKHGKLGTRDKWPFMSFYMNTTWVPRGYVMVYSSSPGTGLSDGAPTVGGDNEALAPKAVIDWLCGRGKAFTTRNGDEEVKAFWCSGKVGMTGTSYDGTLCIAAATTGVQGLEAIIPVAPVTSFYHYYRSNGLVRSPGGYVGEDVDVLYDFINSGEKSKRKYLNRVIRDSILVKNQDRITGDYNDFWASRDYISKIDNMHAAMIMAHGFNDWNVMTEQSYRFYLAAKQKGLPVQMYYHQDDHGGDPPVTMMNRWFTHYLFGIENGVENDAKVQIVREHEVTPTAYNEYPDKNAMDVKFFLQNGSNNNGALSLQPLKGSVPDTLTDDYHYSGAELCGEKYNEHRLLFISPTLKEDIRISGIPKVTIRLSSSKAAANLSVWLVALPWEDEKETEVYDNIITRGWADPQNFNSLTNGVVLQKDTYYQVTFDLMPDDQIIPAGKQIGLLIFSSDKEFTLWPKPGTELTIDLLNSNISIPIVGGQNAYEQSVSGQ, from the coding sequence ATGATCGCGCAAACTCCCCAACCTGTATTTTCAAATGGCGAAGCCCAAATTGTCCCTGAATTTAGTGATAAGGAAACTTGGATAAATGAAGAGCTGTGGGTGGAGACGAATTTTGATTCTGATGGGGATGGAAGGTTGGATAGGATGCATACTTTTATTACGCGTCCGGGACAAACGGCTTCGGGAAATTTAAAATTGCCGGTTGTATATACTTCAAGTCCCTATTACGGACTTAAACTCTGGGCTCTATTGGGTTTGTTCGATAAAAACAGGTTTTGGAATGTTAAAAACGAACTAGGGGAATTGCCGAAAATGCATAAACATGGAAAATTGGGCACACGCGATAAATGGCCTTTTATGTCTTTTTATATGAATACCACCTGGGTGCCAAGAGGTTATGTTATGGTGTATTCTTCCTCTCCCGGCACGGGATTATCTGATGGAGCACCTACAGTGGGCGGAGATAATGAGGCACTTGCTCCAAAAGCAGTTATCGACTGGTTGTGCGGAAGAGGAAAAGCTTTCACAACTAGAAATGGAGATGAAGAAGTAAAAGCATTTTGGTGCAGTGGGAAGGTTGGTATGACAGGCACATCTTACGACGGCACTTTATGTATTGCTGCGGCAACAACCGGTGTGCAGGGACTCGAGGCAATTATTCCGGTTGCACCTGTTACTTCGTTTTATCATTATTATCGTTCCAATGGATTAGTAAGATCACCCGGAGGATATGTGGGAGAAGATGTGGATGTATTATATGATTTTATTAATTCCGGTGAAAAATCAAAACGCAAATACTTAAATAGGGTTATTCGCGACAGTATCTTAGTTAAAAATCAGGATAGAATTACAGGCGATTATAATGATTTTTGGGCTTCGAGAGATTATATATCCAAAATTGATAATATGCATGCGGCAATGATTATGGCACATGGATTTAACGACTGGAATGTGATGACAGAACAGAGTTATCGTTTTTATCTCGCAGCAAAACAAAAAGGTTTACCTGTGCAAATGTATTATCATCAAGATGATCACGGTGGAGATCCTCCAGTTACAATGATGAACAGATGGTTCACACATTATTTGTTCGGTATTGAAAACGGCGTAGAAAATGATGCTAAGGTGCAAATAGTAAGAGAACACGAGGTAACACCAACAGCATATAATGAATACCCCGATAAAAATGCAATGGATGTTAAATTCTTTCTACAAAATGGTTCTAATAATAATGGCGCATTGTCATTACAACCATTGAAAGGAAGTGTACCTGATACTTTAACGGATGATTATCATTATTCAGGCGCAGAATTATGTGGAGAAAAATACAACGAACACAGATTATTATTTATTTCTCCAACACTAAAAGAAGATATTAGAATTTCAGGTATTCCAAAGGTTACCATTCGTTTGTCATCAAGCAAAGCTGCAGCAAATTTATCGGTTTGGTTGGTTGCATTACCATGGGAAGATGAAAAGGAAACGGAAGTGTATGATAATATTATTACAAGAGGCTGGGCAGATCCACAGAATTTTAATTCTTTAACTAATGGTGTTGTATTACAAAAGGATACATATTACCAAGTAACTTTTGATCTTATGCCCGATGATCAGATAATACCTGCAGGTAAACAAATAGGTTTATTGATATTTTCATCAGATAAAGAATTTACTTTATGGCCTAAACCCGGTACGGAATTAACAATTGACCTTCTTAATTCGAATATTTCAATACCAATAGTTGGTGGTCAAAATGCTTATGAGCAATCTGTTTCTGGACAGTAA
- a CDS encoding DUF2075 domain-containing protein, whose amino-acid sequence MIVYHKTKMEFLKDVESGLIADIIDEALESILLRKTGKSEYNSWENSLQRMYHVLNDASIPNDSGIAVEYNIPRTSNRIDMLISGYDKDENGSLIVVELKQWEKIKVLQMDGMIGTWFQHGYSEHVHPSYQAWSYASFLEGYNTYIYSNKVGIYPCVYMHNYKLDGNINNSVYDEYIKKAPLYGKGQGEDLKNFIKKNIKTGDKKNVLNKIENSELKPSKILAETLDALLKGNKEFILIDDQKIVYEKALKLIKESTKTKKKVLIVHGGPGTGKSVVAINLLVKMISERQMAQYVTKNAAPRAVFSESLLGKYKKNYVGGLFKGSGGYHELKSNLYKTLIVDEAHRLNEFSGLFGNLGENQVKELINTAHCTIFFLDENQKVTLKDIGTEEEIKKWAEFYNADVEVLELKSQFRCGGSNAYLLWLDNTLQLRETANSILYKNEYEFKIFDNPNALFKAIYEKNKEKNSARLVAGYCWNWISKKNPELMDIEFPQFKFSKQWNLSADGGLYINSPNSVHQIGCIHTCQGLEVEYIGVIIGSDMVVRNGEIIIDPTKRAKTDMSIRGWKNIIKGDKVGGMDTLNAIVKNTYRTLMTRGMKGCYIYCVDKETEEWIRSRLETSN is encoded by the coding sequence ATGATTGTATATCACAAAACGAAAATGGAATTTTTAAAGGATGTGGAAAGCGGATTAATTGCTGATATTATTGATGAAGCACTTGAAAGTATATTATTACGCAAAACCGGAAAGTCAGAATATAATAGCTGGGAAAATTCTTTACAAAGAATGTATCATGTTTTAAATGATGCATCTATTCCGAATGATTCTGGAATTGCTGTAGAATACAATATTCCACGAACAAGTAATAGGATAGACATGCTTATTTCCGGTTATGATAAGGATGAAAATGGAAGTTTAATTGTGGTGGAACTCAAACAGTGGGAAAAAATTAAAGTCTTGCAAATGGATGGTATGATTGGTACATGGTTTCAACATGGTTATTCCGAACATGTGCACCCAAGTTATCAAGCATGGTCTTATGCTTCTTTTCTGGAGGGATATAATACCTATATATATAGTAATAAAGTTGGTATATATCCCTGCGTTTATATGCACAATTACAAATTGGATGGAAATATTAACAATTCAGTATATGATGAATATATAAAAAAGGCACCATTATACGGCAAAGGTCAAGGCGAGGATCTAAAGAATTTTATTAAAAAGAATATTAAAACCGGAGACAAAAAAAATGTCTTAAACAAAATTGAAAATAGTGAATTAAAACCTTCAAAAATACTCGCAGAAACACTGGACGCTCTTTTAAAAGGAAATAAAGAGTTTATTTTAATTGACGATCAGAAAATTGTATATGAAAAAGCTCTTAAATTGATCAAAGAATCTACAAAGACCAAAAAAAAGGTTTTGATAGTGCACGGAGGTCCAGGAACAGGTAAATCGGTTGTCGCAATTAATCTGCTGGTAAAAATGATAAGTGAACGACAAATGGCGCAGTATGTAACCAAAAATGCTGCACCCAGAGCTGTGTTTTCGGAAAGTTTATTGGGAAAGTATAAAAAGAATTATGTCGGGGGATTATTTAAAGGTTCAGGTGGTTACCATGAATTGAAATCCAATTTATACAAAACACTAATCGTAGATGAAGCACACCGGTTAAATGAATTTAGTGGTTTATTTGGAAATCTTGGTGAAAATCAGGTGAAAGAATTGATCAATACAGCTCATTGCACAATTTTCTTTCTTGACGAAAATCAAAAAGTTACATTAAAGGATATTGGTACTGAGGAAGAGATAAAAAAGTGGGCAGAATTTTATAACGCCGATGTAGAAGTATTAGAGTTAAAGTCACAATTCAGATGTGGAGGATCCAACGCATATTTATTATGGTTGGATAATACACTTCAGTTAAGAGAAACTGCAAATAGTATTTTATACAAAAATGAGTATGAATTTAAAATCTTTGATAATCCAAATGCATTATTTAAAGCCATTTATGAGAAAAACAAAGAAAAGAATAGTGCCAGGTTGGTTGCAGGATATTGTTGGAATTGGATAAGTAAAAAGAATCCGGAATTAATGGATATTGAATTTCCGCAATTTAAATTTTCAAAACAATGGAATTTATCTGCAGATGGTGGTTTATATATTAATTCACCAAATTCAGTTCACCAAATTGGCTGCATACATACCTGTCAGGGACTTGAGGTGGAGTATATCGGAGTTATTATTGGTTCAGATATGGTTGTTCGAAATGGTGAAATCATAATCGATCCAACAAAACGAGCAAAAACAGACATGTCGATAAGAGGATGGAAAAATATTATAAAAGGTGATAAGGTAGGAGGAATGGATACATTAAACGCTATTGTCAAAAATACTTACCGAACTCTGATGACCAGAGGCATGAAGGGATGTTATATATATTGTGTAGATAAGGAAACGGAAGAATGGATAAGATCGCGATTAGAAACTTCAAATTGA
- a CDS encoding nucleotide pyrophosphohydrolase produces the protein MNDIQTLTNALISFRDDRDWAQFHNPKDLALAISIEAGELLELFLWKDASDASVEKLKGELADVLSFSFLLAHKLRLDVSEIVLAKIKENDEKYPVAKSKGNATKYTDL, from the coding sequence ATGAATGATATCCAAACCCTCACCAACGCCTTAATCTCCTTTAGGGATGATCGTGACTGGGCTCAATTTCACAATCCAAAGGATCTTGCGTTGGCCATAAGTATTGAGGCAGGTGAACTTTTGGAACTATTTCTTTGGAAGGATGCCTCAGATGCATCGGTTGAAAAACTAAAAGGTGAGTTGGCTGATGTGCTTTCTTTCAGCTTTTTGCTGGCACATAAACTCAGATTGGATGTGAGTGAAATAGTATTGGCGAAAATTAAAGAAAATGATGAAAAGTATCCTGTTGCAAAGTCAAAAGGGAACGCTACTAAATATACTGACCTATGA
- a CDS encoding DUF4062 domain-containing protein: protein MAQEKKYQVFISSVFDGFEKERQAALMAILTSGHIPAGMEWFAASDKRPLEIIYRWIQAADVFCLIISKRYGQVAPGSDKSYIHLEYEEAERLGKPILQ from the coding sequence ATGGCACAAGAAAAAAAGTATCAAGTGTTTATATCTTCAGTTTTCGATGGATTCGAAAAAGAGCGACAAGCGGCATTGATGGCAATCCTTACTTCAGGACATATACCTGCCGGGATGGAATGGTTTGCGGCATCTGATAAACGCCCGCTTGAAATAATCTATAGATGGATACAAGCCGCCGATGTTTTCTGTTTAATCATTAGTAAACGATACGGACAAGTAGCACCTGGCTCGGATAAGAGCTATATTCATTTAGAATACGAAGAAGCGGAAAGGCTCGGCAAACCAATTTTACAATAA
- a CDS encoding HNH endonuclease has product MLDWDLNIENIIEDINYSDRSSNPIIEEATNDNLQERIARYIRIRRGQNKLRENLFIVYCDTCCITGCKVKDVLHACHIFEFTKSGNNHSTNALLLRSDIHDLFDASLIGINPTTLQVEISIQLIGSEYQSLKGIRIAERIDKYLPNSQSLKYRWEIFKSINNN; this is encoded by the coding sequence ATGTTAGATTGGGATTTGAATATTGAAAATATCATAGAGGATATAAATTATTCAGACAGATCCTCAAACCCTATAATTGAGGAGGCTACTAATGATAATCTTCAAGAAAGAATTGCACGATATATAAGAATCAGGAGAGGACAAAACAAACTTCGTGAAAACCTTTTTATTGTCTACTGTGATACATGCTGTATAACTGGTTGCAAAGTCAAAGACGTCTTACATGCTTGCCATATTTTTGAATTTACAAAATCAGGAAATAATCATTCCACTAATGCCCTTCTTCTACGATCTGATATACATGATTTATTTGATGCATCTCTCATTGGAATTAATCCCACAACTTTACAAGTTGAGATTAGTATTCAGTTAATTGGCAGTGAATATCAGTCCTTAAAAGGTATTAGAATTGCCGAGCGAATAGATAAATATTTACCAAATTCTCAAAGTTTAAAATATAGGTGGGAAATCTTCAAATCCATAAATAATAATTAA
- a CDS encoding putative phage abortive infection protein, which yields MNRTLLLIILGLIFLSFLMPWVLTRPAIIEAFNYSTTGQIGDTIGGILNPILSCITIILIYITYINQRTELSESRRLNTDQKFESAFFNLLENQDKIIDKISFPLREVFCWLNIHPADSGIYQNGVVNGVNFFEVAANDWDVWYDEYGGVHQVSFHSREIQSIYDAFLIEDPNEDTPAMDEPLTRIIFKYKIFYEIYHVYFGNYFRHLYYILKFIDESDISEIDKSRYAGILQSKFTSGELRMIFYNGLCFAKMETLINKYSIIKNLAINDLTDHVNHLRLYESIELRWRTEIINH from the coding sequence ATGAATCGAACTTTATTGCTAATTATTTTAGGATTAATTTTTCTATCCTTTCTGATGCCTTGGGTATTAACCAGACCTGCAATAATTGAGGCATTTAATTATTCGACAACGGGTCAAATAGGCGATACCATAGGTGGAATTTTAAACCCAATTTTATCATGCATCACAATTATTTTAATATATATAACTTATATAAATCAGAGGACTGAACTTTCAGAAAGTCGTCGTTTAAACACCGACCAAAAATTTGAGAGTGCATTCTTCAATTTACTCGAAAATCAAGACAAAATTATTGATAAAATCTCCTTTCCACTTAGAGAAGTATTCTGTTGGCTCAACATCCATCCTGCAGATTCTGGTATATATCAAAATGGGGTAGTTAATGGTGTCAATTTTTTTGAAGTAGCTGCAAATGATTGGGATGTTTGGTATGATGAATATGGCGGCGTTCATCAAGTAAGTTTTCATTCCAGAGAAATACAGAGTATTTACGATGCTTTTTTAATAGAAGACCCAAATGAAGATACCCCTGCTATGGACGAGCCATTAACGAGAATAATATTTAAATACAAAATATTTTACGAAATATATCATGTTTATTTTGGAAATTATTTTAGGCATTTATATTACATATTAAAATTTATTGACGAATCTGACATTAGTGAAATTGACAAAAGTCGTTATGCTGGCATCCTGCAGTCTAAATTTACTTCTGGAGAACTTAGAATGATATTTTACAATGGATTATGTTTCGCAAAAATGGAAACTCTAATAAATAAATATTCAATTATCAAAAATTTAGCAATTAATGATTTAACAGATCATGTAAATCATTTGAGATTGTATGAAAGTATTGAATTAAGATGGCGAACTGAAATAATAAATCATTAA
- a CDS encoding site-specific DNA-methyltransferase, whose product MAKKISSIKHSTDKRVHIPSREEAGYEDANPKVQKGKKVIELPKNPVIHRGQDPELFWLNKYGNDDRDDLLKIDIRSLYRHEHIAPETLIENLYKVTEEKSAQGSLFDVNELFGNALEKDELEKVSDYYEHQDGWTNRLIQGDSHLVMASLLEREGMAAQVQTIYFDPPYGIKYGSNWQVKLNNREVKDGSDEALTGEPEMIKAFRDTWELGIHSYLSYLRDRLIIAKELLNESGSCFVQISDENVHLVRNLLDEIFGSENFFSLITFKKSLPLGSSGLASVSDYIIWYAKDIKKVKYRQLYEEKKFGKGTGYTWLELSDGSRRKMTKEERENPEVLPENSKPFFLDNLMSSGYTQSCFYDFEIDGRIFKAQKYSWKTNSLGMANLVKEKRIMAPGNLPTYVRYYNDFPVQEIHNLWDDTHGASDIRYVVQTSTKVIERCLLMTTDPGDLIIDPTCGSGTTAFVSEQFGRRWITIDTSRIALNIAKQRLMTSIFPYYKLYDETNGNIRQGFKYKSVLHVTLGSIAQNKSSPDETLFDKPEIDNKRLRVSGPFTVETLQNFEPFSPAELDDKIITSEDDGAFEEVIKQHLISAGIKNGRKNEMVIFSRVELLSSEKIHGEGFYKNGEGEKKAYFFIGPKFGTVSRLQVNDAIKECRNRGDANWLVILGFSFESDIEGTTQTTSMGTFEVTKARIHDDLLQEGLKKKPAKSAASFVTIGEPDIAVNKNGNEVTIEIQGLDIYDPIKDMVNARNIHDIAYWMVDDDYDGSNFIVKQVFFCGGDKDEFAKWKKGLSDLSESRNKRKKELQDTLKIEIDGEAFDRLYGHVSHPIEVKKKGRR is encoded by the coding sequence ATGGCTAAAAAAATTTCATCGATAAAACACTCAACAGACAAACGGGTTCACATCCCTTCAAGGGAAGAAGCTGGTTATGAAGATGCAAACCCTAAGGTGCAAAAGGGCAAAAAGGTGATTGAATTACCAAAAAACCCTGTTATTCATCGTGGGCAGGATCCTGAACTATTCTGGTTGAACAAATACGGCAACGACGACCGTGACGATCTTTTAAAGATTGACATACGCAGCTTATACCGCCATGAACATATTGCTCCCGAAACATTGATTGAAAATTTATACAAGGTAACTGAAGAAAAATCGGCACAAGGCTCTTTGTTTGATGTAAATGAATTATTTGGTAATGCACTTGAAAAAGATGAACTTGAAAAAGTAAGTGATTATTATGAACACCAAGATGGTTGGACAAATCGATTAATACAAGGCGACAGTCATTTAGTTATGGCAAGTTTACTTGAGAGGGAAGGAATGGCGGCCCAAGTGCAGACAATTTACTTTGATCCACCATATGGAATTAAATACGGAAGTAATTGGCAGGTAAAATTGAACAATCGTGAAGTAAAAGATGGAAGTGATGAAGCTTTGACAGGCGAGCCTGAAATGATAAAAGCATTTCGTGATACTTGGGAGTTAGGCATTCATTCATATCTTTCATATTTAAGAGACCGCTTAATAATTGCAAAAGAATTGTTGAATGAAAGCGGAAGCTGCTTCGTGCAAATCAGCGATGAAAATGTTCATCTTGTAAGAAATCTGTTAGATGAGATTTTTGGAAGCGAAAATTTCTTCTCTTTAATTACCTTTAAGAAATCACTTCCGCTTGGTTCATCAGGGCTTGCTTCTGTAAGCGACTACATTATTTGGTACGCAAAAGACATCAAAAAAGTAAAATATCGTCAACTCTATGAAGAAAAGAAGTTTGGAAAGGGGACAGGTTACACTTGGCTTGAATTGTCCGATGGTTCAAGAAGAAAAATGACAAAGGAAGAAAGAGAAAATCCCGAAGTTTTGCCAGAAAATAGTAAACCGTTTTTTCTTGATAACCTGATGTCTTCGGGATATACGCAATCTTGCTTTTATGATTTTGAAATAGACGGAAGAATTTTTAAAGCTCAGAAATATAGTTGGAAAACTAATAGTCTTGGTATGGCTAACCTTGTTAAAGAAAAGAGAATTATGGCTCCCGGAAATCTTCCAACATATGTTAGATATTATAATGATTTTCCTGTCCAAGAAATACATAATTTATGGGATGATACTCACGGAGCTTCAGATATAAGATATGTAGTTCAAACTTCGACAAAAGTGATTGAAAGATGTTTGCTTATGACAACCGATCCAGGAGATTTAATTATTGACCCTACGTGCGGAAGCGGAACAACTGCATTTGTTTCAGAACAGTTTGGAAGAAGATGGATAACAATTGACACAAGTAGAATTGCCTTGAACATAGCGAAGCAACGATTAATGACTTCCATTTTTCCTTATTATAAATTATATGATGAAACAAATGGTAACATTAGACAAGGGTTTAAGTACAAATCTGTCCTGCATGTAACTCTCGGTTCAATCGCACAGAATAAATCCTCTCCTGACGAAACTCTTTTTGATAAACCTGAAATTGATAACAAACGTCTAAGAGTAAGCGGTCCGTTCACAGTAGAAACTTTGCAAAACTTTGAACCATTTTCCCCGGCAGAATTAGATGACAAAATTATAACCAGTGAAGATGATGGTGCTTTTGAAGAAGTAATAAAACAACATTTGATCAGTGCCGGAATAAAAAACGGCAGAAAAAATGAAATGGTCATTTTCAGCCGAGTAGAATTATTGAGCAGTGAGAAAATACATGGTGAAGGATTTTATAAAAATGGCGAAGGAGAAAAGAAAGCTTACTTTTTCATAGGACCAAAATTTGGAACGGTTAGTAGGTTGCAAGTTAACGATGCAATAAAAGAATGTCGCAACCGCGGAGATGCAAATTGGTTAGTTATACTTGGCTTCAGTTTTGAAAGTGATATTGAAGGAACCACGCAAACTACAAGTATGGGTACCTTTGAAGTAACGAAAGCAAGGATTCATGATGATTTGCTACAAGAGGGTTTAAAGAAAAAACCTGCCAAAAGTGCCGCAAGTTTTGTTACGATAGGAGAACCTGATATAGCAGTAAATAAAAATGGGAATGAGGTCACAATTGAAATTCAAGGTCTCGATATATATGATCCAATAAAAGATATGGTAAATGCCCGCAATATTCACGATATTGCATACTGGATGGTGGATGATGATTATGACGGCAGTAATTTTATCGTAAAACAAGTTTTCTTTTGCGGTGGCGATAAAGATGAATTTGCAAAATGGAAAAAAGGACTAAGTGATTTAAGTGAGTCCAGAAACAAGCGTAAAAAGGAATTGCAAGACACATTAAAAATAGAAATTGATGGGGAAGCATTTGATAGGCTTTATGGGCATGTGAGTCACCCAATTGAGGTTAAGAAAAAGGGCAGAAGGTAG
- a CDS encoding DUF262 domain-containing protein: MEIERIKPVKLVNLEQIFQDRNFIIPDYQRGFSWEDKQINDLIKDIENLYASDHMHYTGTIVASAQSPDNPDKFEIVDGQHRLTTLIILLKCIYEIDINRFENIKNIFLWRGQTGDEQLVLEPNAEVNQFYKSVIIDGDSPVSELKSEEAIRAAKIIFKKWLRGNLKKLI, translated from the coding sequence ATGGAAATAGAAAGGATTAAACCTGTTAAATTGGTTAATTTGGAACAGATATTTCAAGATCGAAATTTTATTATCCCAGACTATCAAAGGGGCTTTTCCTGGGAAGATAAACAGATAAATGATTTAATCAAAGATATCGAAAACCTCTATGCGTCAGATCATATGCATTATACTGGGACAATAGTCGCTTCTGCTCAGAGTCCAGATAATCCAGACAAGTTTGAAATTGTAGATGGGCAACACAGGCTAACAACTCTAATAATACTATTAAAATGTATTTATGAAATTGATATTAATAGATTTGAAAATATCAAAAATATTTTTCTATGGAGAGGTCAAACAGGAGATGAACAACTTGTATTAGAACCAAATGCCGAAGTTAATCAATTTTATAAGTCTGTAATAATTGATGGAGATTCACCAGTTTCAGAATTGAAGAGTGAGGAAGCCATAAGAGCTGCTAAGATTATCTTTAAAAAATGGCTAAGAGGGAATTTAAAAAAATTGATATAA